One region of Juglans microcarpa x Juglans regia isolate MS1-56 chromosome 7S, Jm3101_v1.0, whole genome shotgun sequence genomic DNA includes:
- the LOC121240371 gene encoding uncharacterized protein LOC121240371 isoform X1: MGSWIRNQRAKILKASWGPLQRPMRWPWNYDDREQRKRIPEEYERRKKQLHDLCLALKAESVSDLQDILCCMVLSECVYTRPADELVRAVNKFKADFGGQVVSLERVQPSSDHVPHGYLLAEAGDALFASFVGTNQYKDVMADANILQGAIFHDSVEDAEEIDAVKSKQHESPTGNSEYLGNPLETKSKQLKDKSKPAAHRGFLARAKGIPALELYKLAQKKKRKLVLCGHSLGGAVAVLATLAILRVIAASSSKEGDTVLIKCITFSQPPVGNAALRDYVNRKGWQHYFKSYCIPEDLVPRILSPAYFHHYNDQAQPMPAEAESFNFSMLKHDEGIEKLKDNEGEQLVLGLGPVQRSFWRLSRLVPLESVRRQLNKYREKGVNSVETSSSADSVAENWVEDDVVEPQSLEIQEGSDGISLKPISDTDKMLPDVATSGKLAEQGNIKAGDGGNWLRVPYLTSYVPFGQLYLLGNSSVESLSSAEYSKSTSVKSVITELKELFQSHSMKSYRSRFQRIYDLYMSDNPTSFLGIEQQPQFPHLQQWLGLSVAGAVELGHIVESPVIHTATSIAPLGWNGVPDEKNGDLLKVDITGLRLHLCTLVHAQVNGNWCSTRVELFPSVPAYSSNYGVEPELQTMRVVVGAPLRQPLKHQIVADTLVPMFPSIHSDAANLTHVNTSGFFHDEKIVHAEGLGDFRIFCTSDFATVSKEVQVRIRRVRLLGLEGAGKTALLKSILCQRKVNTISNNENMLPEADVQEGIVGGLCYCDTAGINLQDLNGEISRFRDELWMGIRDLNQKTDLIVLVHNLSHKIPRYNHSDLSQQKPVLSLMLDEAQSLGIPWVLAITNIFSVSANQQKAAVDAVVQAYQVSLSATAVINSCPYVIPSAASASSWDAIVRRPFQKKDIVLPMEGVSSLCQLVHRVLQSHAEVSFQELARDRLMLELARERAMTMDASADSQDKAFSLTSAAVGASLGAGLALVLAVVMGAASALRKA, encoded by the exons ATGGGTTCGTGGATCAGAAACCAGCGGGCCAAGATCCTCAAGGCCTCGTGGGGGCCGCTGCAACGACCGATGCGATGGCCATGGAATTACGACGACAGGGAGCAGAGGAAGAGGATCCCGGAAGAGTACGAGCGACGCAAGAAGCAGCTCCACGATCTCTGCCTTGCCCTCAAGGCCGAGTCCGTCTCGGACTTGCAGGACATTCTTTGCTGCATGGTCCTCTCCGAGTGCGTTTACACG AGGCCTGCTGATGAGTTGGTTCGAGCTGTAAATAAATTCAAGGCTGACTTTGGAGGACAAGTTGTTTCTTTGGAGCGTGTGCAACCTTCTTCAGATCATGTTCCACACGG GTACTTGTTGGCAGAAGCAGGTGACGCATTATTTGCTTCCTTTGTCGGAACAAATCAGTACAA GGATGTCATGGCTGATGCAAATATACTGCAAGGTGCTATCTTTCATGATTCCGTCGAAGATGCTGAGGAAATTGATGCTGTCAAATCTAAACAACATGAAAGTCCAACGGGAAATTCGGAATACTTAGGGAATCCCCTTGAAACAAAATCTAAGCAACTTAAAGATAAATCTAAACCTGCTGCCCATCGG GGCTTTTTGGCTCGTGCTAAAGGGATACCTGCTTTGGAGCTATACAAGCTTGctcagaagaagaagaggaagcttGTATTATGCGGACATTCACTTGGTGGAGCA GTTGCAGTTTTAGCTACCCTCGCCATTTTGAGGGTTATAGCTGCATCATCATCAAAGGAAGGTGATACAGTTTTAATTAAATGTATAACATTCTCCCAGCCACCAGTTGGAAATGCTGCTTTAAGAGA TTATGTTAATAGAAAAGGCTGGCAGCATTATTTTAAGAGTTACTGCATTCCAGAAGATCTGGTGCCCCGCATACTTTCTCcagcatattttcatcattataatgaTCAGGCTCAACCGATGCCTGCTGAAGctgaatcttttaatttttcaatgttAAAACATGATGAGGGGATAGAGAAGCTAAAAGACAATGAAGGGGAGCAGTTGGTTTTGGGGTTGGGTCCTGTACAACGATCATTTTGGAGACTCTCAAGGCTTGTTCCTTTGGAGAGTGTGAGGAGACAGTTGAACAAATACAGAGAAAAAGGAGTTAACTCTGTTGAAACGTCTTCTTCAGCTGATTCTGTTGCAGAAAATTGGGTTGAAGATGATGTAGTTGAACCACAGTCTCTCGAAATCCAGGAGGGTTCAGATGGCATTTCTCTTAAGCCAATTTCTGACACTGATAAAATGCTACCAGATGTAGCAACAAGTGGAAAGTTAGCAGAACAAGGGAACATTAAAGCTGGGGATGGTGGGAACTGGCTCAGGGTGCCTTATTTAACTTCTTATGTACCATTTGGGCAG CTTTATCTCTTGGGGAATTCATCAGTGGAATCACTGTCAAGTGCAGAGTATTCAAAGTCAACCTCG GTCAAATCTGTTATTACGGAGTTAAAGGAACTATTTCAGTCACATTCCATGAAGTCATATAGATCTCGATTTCAGAG AATCTATGACCTATACATGAGTGATAATCCTACATCTTTCCTTGGAATTGAGCAACAGCCACAGTTTCCTCATCTACAGCAGTGGCTTGGTCTTTCAGTTGCAGGTGCTGTTGAGCTTGGGCATATTGTAGAGTCTCCAGTCATTCACACAGCTACTTCAATCGCTCCTCTTGGATGGAATGGAGTACCTGATGAGAAGAATGGAGATCTTCTAAAAGTTGATATCACTGGATTGAGGTTGCATCTCTGCACGCTTGTTCATGCTCAAGTGAACGGTAACTG GTGTTCCACTAGAGTAGAATTGTTTCCTTCGGTTCCAGCTTATTCTTCAAATTATGGAGTGGAGCCAGAATTGCAAACGATGCGGGTTGTAGTTGGAGCACCATTGAGACAGCCATTAAAGCATCAGATAGTGGCAGATACATTGGTGCCCATGTTTCCTTCTATTCATTCAGATGCTGCCAATCTCACTCATGTAAATACTTCAGGATTCTTTCATGATGAAAAAATCGTCCATGCTGAAGGTTTGGGTGATTTTCGCATATTCTGCACCAGTGATTTTGCTACTGTGTCTAAGGAGGTTCAAGTCAGAATTCGTAGGGTCCGGCTACTTGGCCTTGAG GGTGCTGGTAAAACAGCTCTTCTTAAGTCAATACTCTGTCAAAGAAAAGTGAACACTATCTCCAATAATGAGAACATGCTCCCTGAGGCTGATGTTCAAGAGGGTATTGTTGGTGGGTTATGCTACTGCGACACAGCAGGGATAAATTTGCAG GATCTGAATGGGGAGATTTCTCGTTTCAGGGATGAACTGTGGATGGGAATTCGTGACCTAAATCAGAAGACAGATTTGATTGTTCTTGTGCATAACTTGTCCCATAAAATACCTCGATACAATCACTCAGACTTGTCACAACAGAAGCCAGTGCTTTCACTTATGTTAGATGAGGCCCAATCACTCGGAATCCCTTGGGTCCTCGccataacaaatatattttctgtcAGTGCAAATCAGCAAAAAGCAGCAGTTGATGCTGTTGTACAGGCATACCAAGTATCTTTAAGTGCAACTGCAGTTATCAATTCCTGTCCATATGTTATACCCAGTGCTGCAAGTGCTTCTTCTTGGGATGCAATTG TTCGGAGGCCTTTCCAGAAGAAAGATATCGTTCTTCCAATGGAGGGTGTCTCATCACTCTGTCAGCTGGTCCACCGTGTGCTTCAGAGCCATGCAGAGGTCTCTTTCCAG GAACTTGCTAGAGATAGACTTATGTTGGAATTGGCACGAGAACGTGCGATGACAATGGATGCAAGTGCAGATTCCCAAGACAAGGCGTTCTCCTTAACATCTGCAGCGGTGGGTGCTTCCCTTGGTGCTGGTCTTGCCCTTGTCTTGGCTGTTGTGATGGGTGCAGCATCTGCCTTGAGGAAGGCCTGA
- the LOC121240372 gene encoding ras-related protein RABA5b, with the protein MGHENEVGEEYLYKIVLIGDSAVGKSNLLSRFARNEFDTNSKATIGVEFQTQVVEIDGKEVKAQIWDTAGQERFRAVTSAYYRGAVGALIVYDISRRTTFDSVKRWLEELSTHCDTTTARMLVGNKCDLENIRDVSVEEGKSLAEAEGLFFMETSALDATNVQTAFEIVIREIYINISRKVLNSESYKAELSVNRVSLVNGAGSSKQSFSCCAK; encoded by the exons ATGGGGCATGAGAACGAGGTTGGGGAGGAGTACTTGTACAAGATAGTGTTAATAGGTGACTCTGCAGTGGGCAAGTCCAACCTCTTGTCACGCTTTGCTCGCAACGAGTTTGATACCAACTCCAAGGCAACTATTGGGGTGGAGTTTCAGACCCAGGTGGTGGAGATTGACGGCAAAGAAGTCAAGGCCCAGATCTGGGACACTGCTGGCCAAGAGCGCTTCAGGGCTGTCACCTCTGCTTACTATAGAGGCGCTGTGGGCGCGCTCATTGTTTACGATATTAGTCGGAGGACTACCTTCGACAGTGTCAAGCGCTGGCTCGAAGAACTCAGCA CTCACTGTGACACAACAACGGCGAGAATGCTGGTTGGGAATAAGTGCGATTTGGAGAATATAAGAGACGTAAGTGTGGAGGAGGGCAAAAGCCTAGCAGAAGCAGAAGGATTATTCTTCATGGAGACATCTGCTCTTGATGCTACTAATGTCCAAACTGCATTTGAGATTGTTATCCGGGAGATTTACATCAATATAAGCAGAAAGGTTCTGAATTCCGAGTCTTACAAGGCAGAACTGTCAGTAAATCGAGTAAGCCTGGTTAATGGTGCAGGCTCATCCAAGCAATCTTTCTCTTGTTGTGCTAAATGA
- the LOC121240371 gene encoding uncharacterized protein LOC121240371 isoform X2, with amino-acid sequence MRPADELVRAVNKFKADFGGQVVSLERVQPSSDHVPHGYLLAEAGDALFASFVGTNQYKDVMADANILQGAIFHDSVEDAEEIDAVKSKQHESPTGNSEYLGNPLETKSKQLKDKSKPAAHRGFLARAKGIPALELYKLAQKKKRKLVLCGHSLGGAVAVLATLAILRVIAASSSKEGDTVLIKCITFSQPPVGNAALRDYVNRKGWQHYFKSYCIPEDLVPRILSPAYFHHYNDQAQPMPAEAESFNFSMLKHDEGIEKLKDNEGEQLVLGLGPVQRSFWRLSRLVPLESVRRQLNKYREKGVNSVETSSSADSVAENWVEDDVVEPQSLEIQEGSDGISLKPISDTDKMLPDVATSGKLAEQGNIKAGDGGNWLRVPYLTSYVPFGQLYLLGNSSVESLSSAEYSKSTSVKSVITELKELFQSHSMKSYRSRFQRIYDLYMSDNPTSFLGIEQQPQFPHLQQWLGLSVAGAVELGHIVESPVIHTATSIAPLGWNGVPDEKNGDLLKVDITGLRLHLCTLVHAQVNGNWCSTRVELFPSVPAYSSNYGVEPELQTMRVVVGAPLRQPLKHQIVADTLVPMFPSIHSDAANLTHVNTSGFFHDEKIVHAEGLGDFRIFCTSDFATVSKEVQVRIRRVRLLGLEGAGKTALLKSILCQRKVNTISNNENMLPEADVQEGIVGGLCYCDTAGINLQDLNGEISRFRDELWMGIRDLNQKTDLIVLVHNLSHKIPRYNHSDLSQQKPVLSLMLDEAQSLGIPWVLAITNIFSVSANQQKAAVDAVVQAYQVSLSATAVINSCPYVIPSAASASSWDAIGGASDGRMDAQKLIFAPLSLVRRPFQKKDIVLPMEGVSSLCQLVHRVLQSHAEVSFQELARDRLMLELARERAMTMDASADSQDKAFSLTSAAVGASLGAGLALVLAVVMGAASALRKA; translated from the exons ATG AGGCCTGCTGATGAGTTGGTTCGAGCTGTAAATAAATTCAAGGCTGACTTTGGAGGACAAGTTGTTTCTTTGGAGCGTGTGCAACCTTCTTCAGATCATGTTCCACACGG GTACTTGTTGGCAGAAGCAGGTGACGCATTATTTGCTTCCTTTGTCGGAACAAATCAGTACAA GGATGTCATGGCTGATGCAAATATACTGCAAGGTGCTATCTTTCATGATTCCGTCGAAGATGCTGAGGAAATTGATGCTGTCAAATCTAAACAACATGAAAGTCCAACGGGAAATTCGGAATACTTAGGGAATCCCCTTGAAACAAAATCTAAGCAACTTAAAGATAAATCTAAACCTGCTGCCCATCGG GGCTTTTTGGCTCGTGCTAAAGGGATACCTGCTTTGGAGCTATACAAGCTTGctcagaagaagaagaggaagcttGTATTATGCGGACATTCACTTGGTGGAGCA GTTGCAGTTTTAGCTACCCTCGCCATTTTGAGGGTTATAGCTGCATCATCATCAAAGGAAGGTGATACAGTTTTAATTAAATGTATAACATTCTCCCAGCCACCAGTTGGAAATGCTGCTTTAAGAGA TTATGTTAATAGAAAAGGCTGGCAGCATTATTTTAAGAGTTACTGCATTCCAGAAGATCTGGTGCCCCGCATACTTTCTCcagcatattttcatcattataatgaTCAGGCTCAACCGATGCCTGCTGAAGctgaatcttttaatttttcaatgttAAAACATGATGAGGGGATAGAGAAGCTAAAAGACAATGAAGGGGAGCAGTTGGTTTTGGGGTTGGGTCCTGTACAACGATCATTTTGGAGACTCTCAAGGCTTGTTCCTTTGGAGAGTGTGAGGAGACAGTTGAACAAATACAGAGAAAAAGGAGTTAACTCTGTTGAAACGTCTTCTTCAGCTGATTCTGTTGCAGAAAATTGGGTTGAAGATGATGTAGTTGAACCACAGTCTCTCGAAATCCAGGAGGGTTCAGATGGCATTTCTCTTAAGCCAATTTCTGACACTGATAAAATGCTACCAGATGTAGCAACAAGTGGAAAGTTAGCAGAACAAGGGAACATTAAAGCTGGGGATGGTGGGAACTGGCTCAGGGTGCCTTATTTAACTTCTTATGTACCATTTGGGCAG CTTTATCTCTTGGGGAATTCATCAGTGGAATCACTGTCAAGTGCAGAGTATTCAAAGTCAACCTCG GTCAAATCTGTTATTACGGAGTTAAAGGAACTATTTCAGTCACATTCCATGAAGTCATATAGATCTCGATTTCAGAG AATCTATGACCTATACATGAGTGATAATCCTACATCTTTCCTTGGAATTGAGCAACAGCCACAGTTTCCTCATCTACAGCAGTGGCTTGGTCTTTCAGTTGCAGGTGCTGTTGAGCTTGGGCATATTGTAGAGTCTCCAGTCATTCACACAGCTACTTCAATCGCTCCTCTTGGATGGAATGGAGTACCTGATGAGAAGAATGGAGATCTTCTAAAAGTTGATATCACTGGATTGAGGTTGCATCTCTGCACGCTTGTTCATGCTCAAGTGAACGGTAACTG GTGTTCCACTAGAGTAGAATTGTTTCCTTCGGTTCCAGCTTATTCTTCAAATTATGGAGTGGAGCCAGAATTGCAAACGATGCGGGTTGTAGTTGGAGCACCATTGAGACAGCCATTAAAGCATCAGATAGTGGCAGATACATTGGTGCCCATGTTTCCTTCTATTCATTCAGATGCTGCCAATCTCACTCATGTAAATACTTCAGGATTCTTTCATGATGAAAAAATCGTCCATGCTGAAGGTTTGGGTGATTTTCGCATATTCTGCACCAGTGATTTTGCTACTGTGTCTAAGGAGGTTCAAGTCAGAATTCGTAGGGTCCGGCTACTTGGCCTTGAG GGTGCTGGTAAAACAGCTCTTCTTAAGTCAATACTCTGTCAAAGAAAAGTGAACACTATCTCCAATAATGAGAACATGCTCCCTGAGGCTGATGTTCAAGAGGGTATTGTTGGTGGGTTATGCTACTGCGACACAGCAGGGATAAATTTGCAG GATCTGAATGGGGAGATTTCTCGTTTCAGGGATGAACTGTGGATGGGAATTCGTGACCTAAATCAGAAGACAGATTTGATTGTTCTTGTGCATAACTTGTCCCATAAAATACCTCGATACAATCACTCAGACTTGTCACAACAGAAGCCAGTGCTTTCACTTATGTTAGATGAGGCCCAATCACTCGGAATCCCTTGGGTCCTCGccataacaaatatattttctgtcAGTGCAAATCAGCAAAAAGCAGCAGTTGATGCTGTTGTACAGGCATACCAAGTATCTTTAAGTGCAACTGCAGTTATCAATTCCTGTCCATATGTTATACCCAGTGCTGCAAGTGCTTCTTCTTGGGATGCAATTGGTGGAGCATCTGATGGAAGGATGGATGctcaaaaacttatttttgcCCCACTAAGTCTTGTTCGGAGGCCTTTCCAGAAGAAAGATATCGTTCTTCCAATGGAGGGTGTCTCATCACTCTGTCAGCTGGTCCACCGTGTGCTTCAGAGCCATGCAGAGGTCTCTTTCCAG GAACTTGCTAGAGATAGACTTATGTTGGAATTGGCACGAGAACGTGCGATGACAATGGATGCAAGTGCAGATTCCCAAGACAAGGCGTTCTCCTTAACATCTGCAGCGGTGGGTGCTTCCCTTGGTGCTGGTCTTGCCCTTGTCTTGGCTGTTGTGATGGGTGCAGCATCTGCCTTGAGGAAGGCCTGA
- the LOC121240370 gene encoding cytochrome b561 and DOMON domain-containing protein At3g25290-like, whose protein sequence is MASPPSSASAFLLLSLSALFVFSPAHSLTCTSQSFTNNAVYKQCLDLPRLSSYLHWTYDQSNSSLSIAFIAPPPKSDGWIAWAINPTGTGMKGAQTLLAFKSDGDAMTVKTYNIEEIGPITESKISFEVWDLSAESDGGVMRLFAKVKVPGNAQTVNQVWQVGPSITAGLPDQHELQTANLNAKSTLSLVGEQMASHSGGDSRTKMKNIHGILNVVSWGILFPIGAIVARYMRTFESADPAWFYLHVLCQVSAYAIGVAGWGIGLKLGRESEGIQFTDHRNIGIALFCLATVQIFALFLRPKKDHRYRLYWNIYHHAVGYTILVLGILNIFKGYDILQPAKKWKSAYIIVIIVLGAIAFLLEAITWIVVLKRNSSNSAKR, encoded by the exons ATGGCTTCTCCTCCATCCTCTGCTTCGGCTTTTCTGCTTCTTTCCCTCTCGGCTCTGTTTGTATTCTCTCCGGCTCACTCACTCACCTGTACTTCCCAGAGCTTCACCAACAATGCCGTCTACAAACAGTGCCTTGACCTCCCCAGGCTTTCTTCCTACCTCCACTGGACCTACGACCAGTCCAACTCTTCCCTCTCCATCGCTTTCATCGCCCCTCCGCCCAAGTCCGATGGCTGGATCGCGTGGGCCATCAACCCAACTGGGACGGGCATGAAGGGCGCCCAGACCCTTCTTGCCTTCAAGTCTGACGGCGACGCCATGACCGTCAAGACCTACAACATAGAGGAAATCGGTCCCATCACGGAATCTAAGATCTCCTTCGAGGTTTGGGACCTGAGTGCCGAGTCTGACGGCGGCGTCATGAGGCTCTTTGCCAAGGTGAAGGTCCCCGGCAATGCACAAACCGTTAACCAGGTCTGGCAGGTGGGTCCCTCCATCACCGCTGGCTTGCCGGACCAGCATGAGTTGCAAACGGCCAATTTGAACGCCAAGTCCACGCTAAGTCTGGTTGGGGAACAGATGGCCTCTCACTCCGGAGGGGACTCCAGGACCAAGATGAAAAAT ATACATGGAATACTGAATGTCGTCAGTTGGGGCATTCTGTTTCCTATTGGGGCTATCGTTGCGAGGTACATGAGGACTTTTGAGTCTGCGGATCCGGCATGGTTCTATCTTCATGTTTTGTGCCAAGTATCTGCTTATGCAATCGGGGTGGCTGGCTGGGGGATTGGTCTTAAGCTTGGACGTGAGTCGGAGGGAATCCAATTCACTGATCACCGCAATATCGGGATAGCCCTCTTTTGCCTCGCCACAGTGCAG ATCTTTGCTTTATTCTTGAGGCCAAAGAAGGACCACAGGTACCGCTTGTATTGGAATATCTACCACCATGCCGTTGGATACACCATACTTGTCCTTGgcattctcaatatttttaaagGTTATGACATCTTGCAACCTGCAAAGAAATGGAAATCAGCTTACATAATTGTGATCATTGTATTGGGTGCGATTGCCTTCTTGTTGGAAGCGATTACATGGATTGTAGTCTTGAAGAGGAATTCCAGCAATTCCGCCAAGCGCTAG
- the LOC121240371 gene encoding uncharacterized protein LOC121240371 isoform X3 — MFHTGTCWQKQVTHYLLPLSEQISTSAIFHDSVEDAEEIDAVKSKQHESPTGNSEYLGNPLETKSKQLKDKSKPAAHRGFLARAKGIPALELYKLAQKKKRKLVLCGHSLGGAVAVLATLAILRVIAASSSKEGDTVLIKCITFSQPPVGNAALRDYVNRKGWQHYFKSYCIPEDLVPRILSPAYFHHYNDQAQPMPAEAESFNFSMLKHDEGIEKLKDNEGEQLVLGLGPVQRSFWRLSRLVPLESVRRQLNKYREKGVNSVETSSSADSVAENWVEDDVVEPQSLEIQEGSDGISLKPISDTDKMLPDVATSGKLAEQGNIKAGDGGNWLRVPYLTSYVPFGQLYLLGNSSVESLSSAEYSKSTSVKSVITELKELFQSHSMKSYRSRFQRIYDLYMSDNPTSFLGIEQQPQFPHLQQWLGLSVAGAVELGHIVESPVIHTATSIAPLGWNGVPDEKNGDLLKVDITGLRLHLCTLVHAQVNGNWCSTRVELFPSVPAYSSNYGVEPELQTMRVVVGAPLRQPLKHQIVADTLVPMFPSIHSDAANLTHVNTSGFFHDEKIVHAEGLGDFRIFCTSDFATVSKEVQVRIRRVRLLGLEGAGKTALLKSILCQRKVNTISNNENMLPEADVQEGIVGGLCYCDTAGINLQDLNGEISRFRDELWMGIRDLNQKTDLIVLVHNLSHKIPRYNHSDLSQQKPVLSLMLDEAQSLGIPWVLAITNIFSVSANQQKAAVDAVVQAYQVSLSATAVINSCPYVIPSAASASSWDAIGGASDGRMDAQKLIFAPLSLVRRPFQKKDIVLPMEGVSSLCQLVHRVLQSHAEVSFQELARDRLMLELARERAMTMDASADSQDKAFSLTSAAVGASLGAGLALVLAVVMGAASALRKA, encoded by the exons ATGTTCCACACGG GTACTTGTTGGCAGAAGCAGGTGACGCATTATTTGCTTCCTTTGTCGGAACAAATCAGTACAA GTGCTATCTTTCATGATTCCGTCGAAGATGCTGAGGAAATTGATGCTGTCAAATCTAAACAACATGAAAGTCCAACGGGAAATTCGGAATACTTAGGGAATCCCCTTGAAACAAAATCTAAGCAACTTAAAGATAAATCTAAACCTGCTGCCCATCGG GGCTTTTTGGCTCGTGCTAAAGGGATACCTGCTTTGGAGCTATACAAGCTTGctcagaagaagaagaggaagcttGTATTATGCGGACATTCACTTGGTGGAGCA GTTGCAGTTTTAGCTACCCTCGCCATTTTGAGGGTTATAGCTGCATCATCATCAAAGGAAGGTGATACAGTTTTAATTAAATGTATAACATTCTCCCAGCCACCAGTTGGAAATGCTGCTTTAAGAGA TTATGTTAATAGAAAAGGCTGGCAGCATTATTTTAAGAGTTACTGCATTCCAGAAGATCTGGTGCCCCGCATACTTTCTCcagcatattttcatcattataatgaTCAGGCTCAACCGATGCCTGCTGAAGctgaatcttttaatttttcaatgttAAAACATGATGAGGGGATAGAGAAGCTAAAAGACAATGAAGGGGAGCAGTTGGTTTTGGGGTTGGGTCCTGTACAACGATCATTTTGGAGACTCTCAAGGCTTGTTCCTTTGGAGAGTGTGAGGAGACAGTTGAACAAATACAGAGAAAAAGGAGTTAACTCTGTTGAAACGTCTTCTTCAGCTGATTCTGTTGCAGAAAATTGGGTTGAAGATGATGTAGTTGAACCACAGTCTCTCGAAATCCAGGAGGGTTCAGATGGCATTTCTCTTAAGCCAATTTCTGACACTGATAAAATGCTACCAGATGTAGCAACAAGTGGAAAGTTAGCAGAACAAGGGAACATTAAAGCTGGGGATGGTGGGAACTGGCTCAGGGTGCCTTATTTAACTTCTTATGTACCATTTGGGCAG CTTTATCTCTTGGGGAATTCATCAGTGGAATCACTGTCAAGTGCAGAGTATTCAAAGTCAACCTCG GTCAAATCTGTTATTACGGAGTTAAAGGAACTATTTCAGTCACATTCCATGAAGTCATATAGATCTCGATTTCAGAG AATCTATGACCTATACATGAGTGATAATCCTACATCTTTCCTTGGAATTGAGCAACAGCCACAGTTTCCTCATCTACAGCAGTGGCTTGGTCTTTCAGTTGCAGGTGCTGTTGAGCTTGGGCATATTGTAGAGTCTCCAGTCATTCACACAGCTACTTCAATCGCTCCTCTTGGATGGAATGGAGTACCTGATGAGAAGAATGGAGATCTTCTAAAAGTTGATATCACTGGATTGAGGTTGCATCTCTGCACGCTTGTTCATGCTCAAGTGAACGGTAACTG GTGTTCCACTAGAGTAGAATTGTTTCCTTCGGTTCCAGCTTATTCTTCAAATTATGGAGTGGAGCCAGAATTGCAAACGATGCGGGTTGTAGTTGGAGCACCATTGAGACAGCCATTAAAGCATCAGATAGTGGCAGATACATTGGTGCCCATGTTTCCTTCTATTCATTCAGATGCTGCCAATCTCACTCATGTAAATACTTCAGGATTCTTTCATGATGAAAAAATCGTCCATGCTGAAGGTTTGGGTGATTTTCGCATATTCTGCACCAGTGATTTTGCTACTGTGTCTAAGGAGGTTCAAGTCAGAATTCGTAGGGTCCGGCTACTTGGCCTTGAG GGTGCTGGTAAAACAGCTCTTCTTAAGTCAATACTCTGTCAAAGAAAAGTGAACACTATCTCCAATAATGAGAACATGCTCCCTGAGGCTGATGTTCAAGAGGGTATTGTTGGTGGGTTATGCTACTGCGACACAGCAGGGATAAATTTGCAG GATCTGAATGGGGAGATTTCTCGTTTCAGGGATGAACTGTGGATGGGAATTCGTGACCTAAATCAGAAGACAGATTTGATTGTTCTTGTGCATAACTTGTCCCATAAAATACCTCGATACAATCACTCAGACTTGTCACAACAGAAGCCAGTGCTTTCACTTATGTTAGATGAGGCCCAATCACTCGGAATCCCTTGGGTCCTCGccataacaaatatattttctgtcAGTGCAAATCAGCAAAAAGCAGCAGTTGATGCTGTTGTACAGGCATACCAAGTATCTTTAAGTGCAACTGCAGTTATCAATTCCTGTCCATATGTTATACCCAGTGCTGCAAGTGCTTCTTCTTGGGATGCAATTGGTGGAGCATCTGATGGAAGGATGGATGctcaaaaacttatttttgcCCCACTAAGTCTTGTTCGGAGGCCTTTCCAGAAGAAAGATATCGTTCTTCCAATGGAGGGTGTCTCATCACTCTGTCAGCTGGTCCACCGTGTGCTTCAGAGCCATGCAGAGGTCTCTTTCCAG GAACTTGCTAGAGATAGACTTATGTTGGAATTGGCACGAGAACGTGCGATGACAATGGATGCAAGTGCAGATTCCCAAGACAAGGCGTTCTCCTTAACATCTGCAGCGGTGGGTGCTTCCCTTGGTGCTGGTCTTGCCCTTGTCTTGGCTGTTGTGATGGGTGCAGCATCTGCCTTGAGGAAGGCCTGA